One genomic segment of Ricinus communis isolate WT05 ecotype wild-type chromosome 3, ASM1957865v1, whole genome shotgun sequence includes these proteins:
- the LOC8286597 gene encoding uncharacterized protein LOC8286597: protein MAATSRRYSRPSPPSSSSTAFAHSSSGFASRSSNLFTTTQCHHQQHHYQRSTSPPRVNLCGTGSATTRSASSVRFSLDRPISPNRSITSSVSRAPHQVVRKPSKKTCMCSPTTHPGSFRCSLHKNFNNNNSNSVNYPSPSTRLNARRSAMTNSLVRICGVEGDLVKRALSSLIRPSSHQQKRRAAFQPRPSRLSVMSKAEGLL, encoded by the coding sequence ATGGCGGCAACATCTAGAAGATACTCAAGACCCTCCCCTCCATCTTCTTCATCAACAGCTTTCGCTCATTCAAGCTCCGGCTTCGCATCTCGCTCCTCAAACTTATTTACCACTACTCAATGTCACCACCAACAACACCACTATCAGAGATCCACATCGCCACCTCGTGTTAACTTGTGTGGAACCGGCTCCGCCACCACTCGTTCCGCTTCCTCCGTACGCTTCTCTCTGGACCGTCCGATCTCCCCTAACCGCTCCATCACATCGTCCGTTTCACGTGCTCCTCACCAGGTGGTTAGAAAGCCTAGCAAGAAGACTTGTATGTGTTCGCCAACTACACATCCTGGCTCCTTCCGTTGCAGCCTTCACAAGAACTTCAACAACAATAACTCCAACTCTGTCAATTACCCCTCGCCCAGCACGCGCTTAAACGCGCGTAGGTCTGCAATGACCAACTCCTTGGTGAGGATATGTGGAGTGGAGGGCGATTTGGTCAAAAGAGCTTTGTCTTCCTTGATTCGCCCCTCTTCTCACCAGCAGAAGCGCCGCGCCGCTTTTCAGCCCCGTCCGAGCCGGCTTTCTGTCATGTCTAAAGCCGAGGGtttgttataa